The proteins below come from a single Candidatus Binatia bacterium genomic window:
- a CDS encoding phytanoyl-CoA dioxygenase family protein — translation MASEFPEIEFVEFHENELPSRIAAGHGAHAFTASRALGSLALRLPNGDAYTYIPEAGSITVRPGATDADTEVEISAPDFSDLVNDLAAAAGLFYPGRARVLRGDSRRFLDWEPGWRALFHGRPVFERASIDLRDRHGAPLDPRRSFAVDDDPAEIAHFIATAGYVHFRSVFTADEVASFREAASAIAATATEDDGNSWWGVAKSGEKRLTRVLDARAAPKLHGLVGEPRLTRLIDLVDSDLVPDVDGEAVTILYKVKDIAQGLADLPWHRDCGMGGHALHCPTVNVSLFLTPANRETGGLWMLPGSAPFSCPPDLFSENEIEGSVLIEAEPGDVSLHLSDTMHAAFPPTGNGVLRESLILTWKPPGARPHDGQGHYNDAIKGQGGVPVAGQKLR, via the coding sequence ATGGCCAGCGAGTTTCCTGAGATCGAGTTCGTCGAGTTTCACGAGAACGAGTTGCCGAGCCGCATCGCCGCCGGTCACGGCGCACATGCCTTCACGGCGAGCCGAGCGCTCGGATCGCTCGCGCTTCGACTCCCGAACGGCGACGCGTACACGTACATCCCCGAAGCGGGGAGCATCACGGTGAGGCCGGGCGCAACGGACGCCGACACCGAAGTCGAGATCAGTGCGCCCGACTTCTCGGACCTCGTGAACGATCTCGCGGCCGCGGCGGGACTCTTCTACCCGGGCCGCGCCCGTGTGCTGCGCGGGGACTCTCGCCGCTTCCTCGATTGGGAGCCCGGGTGGCGAGCCCTGTTCCACGGACGGCCAGTCTTCGAACGCGCGTCGATCGATCTTCGCGACCGCCACGGCGCCCCTCTCGATCCGCGGCGCTCCTTCGCTGTCGACGACGACCCGGCGGAGATCGCACATTTCATCGCGACGGCCGGCTATGTCCACTTTCGTTCGGTGTTCACGGCGGACGAGGTTGCGAGCTTTCGCGAAGCGGCCTCGGCGATCGCCGCGACCGCGACGGAGGACGACGGCAACTCGTGGTGGGGCGTCGCGAAGTCGGGTGAGAAGCGACTCACGCGTGTTCTCGATGCGCGCGCCGCCCCGAAGCTCCACGGACTCGTCGGAGAGCCACGCCTCACGCGTCTAATCGATCTCGTCGACTCGGACCTCGTGCCCGACGTCGACGGCGAAGCCGTGACCATCCTCTACAAGGTCAAGGACATCGCCCAGGGGCTGGCGGATCTTCCCTGGCACCGCGACTGCGGAATGGGTGGCCACGCGCTCCATTGCCCGACCGTCAACGTTAGCCTGTTTCTTACACCGGCGAATCGCGAGACGGGCGGGCTGTGGATGCTGCCCGGGTCCGCCCCGTTCAGCTGCCCTCCGGACCTCTTTTCGGAGAACGAGATCGAGGGCTCCGTCTTGATCGAGGCCGAGCCGGGCGACGTGTCCCTGCATCTGAGCGATACGATGCACGCCGCGTTTCCGCCGACCGGCAACGGGGTCCTGCGGGAAAGTCTGATCCTCACGTGGAAGCCTCCCGGCGCACGCCCGCACGACGGTCAGGGACACTACAACGATGCGATCAAGGGGCAGGGCGGCGTGCCGGTCGCGGGTCAAAAGTTGCGCTGA
- a CDS encoding TolC family protein, producing MRHERQRRARYQRAIGLAACLLSAACNLPFATSKAAYLEPETLAPKDSSEPWQPQAGDLDAERETTRVLAREDRQLSAAESYDLATLVDVAMRTNPRTREAWEAARVRAAAFGGTLGGYLPDIGVQVEGGNARYLFESRESPNIVTQYSITPLVQLEWILFDFGRRPERAESARRQLLAANLNFNRALQEVLFSVQTTYFALDAAGGMLRAAESNFVSAHSVASAAEERLARGLATRSDVLLARQAEAKAAYELESARVLVSDAEANLALAVGVPANQSIHIQPMEDVPLELSGSVDALIDVALAERPDLAARVEELRAQEAIAREAKADLYPVIYAAGNYGLDAWWYQFSGPPTVQSDTPVWNAGLGLRWSIFEGFERLNTIREAEAEASRVRARLERAELETIAAVWRAYHDQRAAVKKYEYAQALLDSSQEAYEGNLESYRHGLATVVDLLKAEGDLAEARYILVQSRADLLTQAARIAYVAGAIPDSESGSDQLRNSP from the coding sequence ATGAGACACGAACGCCAAAGACGCGCGAGGTATCAGAGAGCCATCGGCCTTGCGGCGTGCCTGCTGTCGGCCGCGTGCAATCTCCCCTTCGCGACCTCGAAGGCCGCGTACCTCGAACCGGAGACTCTGGCACCGAAGGACTCCTCCGAACCATGGCAACCGCAGGCGGGCGACCTGGATGCCGAGCGTGAGACAACGCGCGTCCTCGCAAGGGAAGACCGGCAGCTCAGCGCGGCAGAAAGCTACGATCTCGCGACGCTGGTCGACGTCGCCATGCGAACGAATCCGCGGACGCGCGAAGCCTGGGAGGCCGCACGCGTGCGCGCCGCCGCTTTCGGAGGAACGCTCGGCGGGTACCTGCCCGACATCGGAGTCCAGGTCGAAGGCGGGAATGCGAGGTACCTCTTCGAGTCACGGGAGTCGCCGAACATCGTCACGCAGTATTCGATCACCCCGCTGGTCCAGCTCGAGTGGATCCTCTTCGACTTCGGACGCCGCCCCGAGAGGGCCGAGAGCGCACGGCGCCAACTTCTCGCGGCCAATCTGAACTTCAACCGGGCACTCCAGGAAGTCCTCTTCTCCGTGCAGACGACGTACTTCGCCCTGGACGCCGCCGGCGGCATGCTCCGCGCGGCCGAGAGCAATTTCGTGAGCGCCCATTCGGTCGCGAGCGCCGCGGAAGAGCGGCTCGCGCGAGGACTCGCAACGCGCTCGGACGTGCTGCTCGCACGGCAGGCCGAAGCCAAGGCGGCGTACGAGCTCGAGAGCGCACGGGTCCTCGTGAGCGACGCCGAGGCAAACCTCGCGCTCGCCGTCGGCGTTCCGGCGAATCAGTCGATTCACATCCAGCCGATGGAAGACGTCCCGCTGGAGCTTTCCGGAAGCGTCGATGCACTCATCGACGTCGCACTCGCAGAACGCCCAGACCTCGCCGCCCGCGTCGAGGAGCTACGGGCGCAGGAGGCCATCGCGCGCGAAGCGAAGGCGGATCTCTACCCCGTCATCTACGCCGCCGGGAACTATGGGCTGGACGCCTGGTGGTACCAGTTCTCCGGCCCGCCCACAGTGCAGAGCGATACGCCGGTCTGGAACGCGGGCCTCGGCCTTCGGTGGTCGATCTTCGAAGGCTTCGAGCGGTTGAACACGATCCGCGAAGCCGAAGCGGAGGCGTCTCGAGTCCGCGCCCGACTCGAACGCGCCGAACTCGAGACCATCGCTGCGGTCTGGCGCGCATACCACGACCAACGAGCCGCCGTGAAGAAGTACGAGTACGCACAAGCACTCCTCGACTCCTCCCAAGAGGCGTACGAAGGAAACCTGGAAAGCTACCGCCACGGCCTCGCGACCGTGGTCGATCTCCTGAAAGCGGAAGGCGACCTCGCCGAAGCGCGGTACATTCTCGTGCAGAGCCGCGCCGACCTTCTCACCCAAGCCGCCCGCATCGCCTACGTCGCCGGCGCCATCCCGGACTCGGAATCGGGTTCGGATCAACTGAGGAACTCCCCGTGA
- a CDS encoding nuclear transport factor 2 family protein, which produces MSPEELDDRLEIDDLLTRYATGVDRKQWNLWESCFTENAHIDYTAFGGIKGGVKEVRKWLEETMAGFPMTQHLVINREILLDGDTATGRSGFYNPMAVPNGDAPPKLFFCGGWYHDKLIRTPAGWRIAQRVEEFGYNTMTQTVIQPPS; this is translated from the coding sequence ATGTCCCCAGAAGAACTCGACGACCGCCTCGAAATCGACGACCTCCTGACCCGCTACGCGACCGGGGTCGACCGCAAGCAGTGGAACCTCTGGGAAAGCTGCTTCACCGAGAATGCCCACATCGACTACACGGCGTTCGGCGGCATCAAGGGCGGCGTGAAGGAAGTGCGGAAGTGGCTCGAGGAAACCATGGCGGGCTTCCCGATGACACAGCACCTCGTCATAAACCGTGAGATCCTCCTCGACGGAGACACCGCGACCGGCCGGTCGGGGTTCTACAACCCGATGGCGGTACCGAACGGCGACGCCCCACCGAAGCTGTTCTTCTGCGGCGGCTGGTACCACGACAAGCTCATCCGCACGCCCGCCGGCTGGCGCATCGCCCAGCGCGTCGAGGAATTCGGCTACAACACGATGACGCAGACGGTGATTCAGCCGCCATCGTAG